The following coding sequences lie in one Hydrogenophaga sp. PBL-H3 genomic window:
- a CDS encoding SDR family NAD(P)-dependent oxidoreductase has protein sequence MTDAHFKDRHVVVVGGTSGIGRGIAEAFAAAGASVCATGATEAEVARASEGAPPNLRFVSLDVRSDDAVLAHFAALGQLHVLVNCAGIIKRGEEHDPRVFAQVLDINLNGTMRTCSAARALLKASGGCIVNTASMLSFFGGGLVPGYSASKGAVAQLTKSLAIAYAADGIRVNAVAPGWIATPLTQALQDDPARAAPILARTPLGRWGTPADVAGPVMFLCGPQAGFITGTVLPVDGGYLIA, from the coding sequence ATGACCGACGCCCATTTCAAGGACCGCCACGTGGTGGTGGTCGGCGGCACCAGCGGCATTGGCCGCGGCATCGCCGAGGCCTTTGCCGCTGCCGGGGCCAGCGTGTGCGCCACCGGCGCCACCGAAGCGGAGGTGGCGCGCGCGAGCGAAGGCGCTCCACCAAACCTCCGGTTCGTGTCACTCGACGTGCGCAGCGATGACGCCGTGCTGGCCCATTTCGCCGCACTCGGCCAGTTGCATGTGCTGGTCAACTGCGCCGGCATCATCAAGCGCGGTGAAGAGCACGACCCTCGGGTGTTCGCGCAGGTGCTCGACATCAACCTCAACGGCACCATGCGCACCTGCTCGGCGGCGCGCGCGCTGTTGAAGGCCTCGGGTGGCTGCATCGTCAACACCGCCTCCATGCTCAGCTTCTTCGGCGGCGGTCTGGTGCCCGGCTACAGCGCCAGCAAGGGCGCCGTGGCGCAACTCACCAAGTCGCTGGCCATCGCCTATGCGGCCGACGGCATTCGTGTGAACGCAGTCGCGCCCGGCTGGATCGCCACACCCTTGACGCAGGCCTTGCAGGACGATCCGGCGCGCGCCGCGCCCATCCTCGCGCGCACGCCCCTGGGCCGCTGGGGCACACCGGCCGATGTGGCCGGTCCCGTCATGTTCCTGTGCGGCCCACAAGCCGGCTTCATCACGGGCACCGTGCTGCCGGTCGATGGCGGCTACCTGATCGCCTGA
- a CDS encoding L-dopachrome tautomerase-related protein, whose amino-acid sequence MKNPWIQRIAAIAFGTLTCAALATPPKLDVVAEWTRLSYDLSDPAAEKAYEDQQVWKKVLMQGAKVDSKGNIYVSTARWGGKEIPATLSKLVKKGKEWKLQPFPNKALNDVANPKGLKAVLGFEIDRNDVMWILDQGHVAGAPSGPGDEKLVGWDLKTGKEVARYEFNDADTDKKCSFLNDVAIDNDAGVVYISDSGIFCNPLKGGILVYDIKTNKAKRVLSAPEWVNNENFSFKIHGRDVLKPKDGKPNGMQTGADGIALSGDKKTLYWTNLTGNRLLSLPTALIRDFSKNEDEVKKAVKVEATLPSNTDGMTADRAGNLYMTALGLNGVMKRDAKTGVVSTLVTSDDISWPDTLAWGPRGDLYLVSNHLHLWVDGDMDFDKPKVPNFRIYRMKLGATPYHAK is encoded by the coding sequence ATGAAGAACCCCTGGATCCAGCGCATCGCCGCCATCGCCTTCGGCACCTTGACCTGTGCAGCGCTGGCCACCCCGCCGAAGCTCGACGTCGTCGCGGAATGGACGCGCCTGTCTTACGACCTGAGCGACCCGGCGGCCGAGAAGGCCTATGAAGACCAGCAGGTCTGGAAGAAGGTGCTGATGCAGGGCGCCAAGGTGGATTCCAAAGGCAACATCTACGTGAGCACGGCGCGCTGGGGTGGCAAGGAGATTCCCGCAACGCTGTCGAAGCTGGTGAAGAAGGGCAAGGAATGGAAGCTGCAGCCCTTTCCGAACAAGGCCCTGAACGATGTGGCCAACCCCAAGGGCCTGAAGGCCGTGCTGGGTTTCGAGATCGACCGCAACGACGTGATGTGGATCCTGGACCAGGGGCATGTGGCCGGCGCACCCTCGGGTCCTGGCGACGAGAAGCTGGTGGGCTGGGACCTCAAGACCGGCAAGGAAGTGGCGCGCTACGAGTTCAACGACGCCGACACCGACAAGAAGTGCTCGTTTCTCAACGACGTGGCGATCGACAACGACGCCGGCGTGGTCTACATCAGCGACTCGGGCATCTTCTGCAACCCGCTCAAGGGCGGCATCCTGGTCTACGACATCAAGACCAACAAGGCCAAGCGCGTGCTGTCGGCACCGGAGTGGGTGAACAACGAAAACTTCAGCTTCAAGATCCACGGCCGCGACGTGCTCAAGCCCAAGGACGGCAAGCCCAACGGCATGCAGACCGGCGCCGACGGCATCGCACTCTCGGGTGACAAGAAGACGCTCTACTGGACCAACCTCACCGGCAACCGCCTGCTCTCGCTGCCCACCGCGCTCATCCGCGATTTCTCGAAAAACGAGGACGAGGTGAAGAAGGCCGTGAAGGTGGAAGCCACCTTGCCCTCCAACACCGACGGCATGACGGCCGACCGCGCGGGCAACCTCTACATGACGGCCCTCGGCCTCAACGGCGTGATGAAGCGCGATGCGAAAACCGGCGTGGTCTCCACGCTGGTCACCAGCGACGACATCTCGTGGCCCGACACCCTGGCCTGGGGACCGCGCGGCGACCTGTACCTGGTGAGCAACCACCTGCACCTCTGGGTAGACGGCGACATGGACTTCGACAAGCCCAAGGTGCCGAACTTCCGCATCTACCGCATGAAGCTGGGCGCCACGCCCTACCACGCGAAGTGA
- a CDS encoding sugar kinase, translating to MTVATQADIVSLGEAMVEFNQTGEGDGRLYLQGFGGDTSNFAIAAARQGARVAYLSALGDDPYGRLLRRLWDDEGVDHTDVATNPDAFTAIYFVTHGEAGHQFSFFRSGSAASRMSPLQLPRERITSARVLHLSGISLAISPAACDTAYAAIDTARQAGVKVSFDTNLRLKLWSIDRARAVMSDVIARSDLCLPSYDDVVAITGLTDPDALVDHCLRLGAKVVALKLGEQGALIADGHQRHRIAPHPCQPVDATGAGDTFGGAFVHRWLQGDGLAQAGRYAAAAAALSTQGYGAVAPIPTAAQVLDALRPA from the coding sequence ATGACCGTGGCGACCCAGGCCGACATCGTCTCGCTGGGCGAGGCGATGGTCGAGTTCAACCAGACCGGTGAAGGCGATGGCCGCCTGTACCTGCAGGGCTTCGGCGGCGACACCTCCAACTTCGCCATCGCCGCGGCGCGCCAGGGCGCGCGCGTGGCCTACCTGAGTGCGCTGGGCGACGACCCCTACGGCCGCTTGCTGCGCCGGCTGTGGGACGACGAAGGCGTGGACCACACCGATGTGGCCACGAACCCGGATGCCTTCACCGCCATCTACTTCGTCACCCACGGCGAAGCGGGCCACCAGTTCAGCTTCTTCCGCAGCGGTTCGGCCGCCTCGCGCATGAGCCCGCTGCAGTTGCCGCGCGAGCGCATCACCAGCGCACGCGTGCTGCACCTCTCGGGCATTTCGCTGGCGATCTCGCCCGCGGCCTGCGACACCGCCTACGCCGCCATCGACACCGCGCGCCAGGCGGGCGTGAAGGTGAGCTTTGACACCAACCTGCGGCTCAAGCTCTGGTCCATCGACCGGGCTCGCGCCGTCATGAGCGACGTGATCGCGCGCAGCGACCTCTGCCTGCCGAGCTACGACGACGTGGTGGCCATCACCGGCCTCACCGACCCCGACGCGCTGGTGGACCACTGCCTGCGCCTGGGCGCGAAGGTGGTGGCGCTCAAGCTGGGCGAGCAGGGTGCGCTGATTGCGGACGGCCACCAGCGCCACCGCATCGCGCCCCACCCCTGCCAGCCGGTGGACGCCACCGGCGCGGGCGACACCTTCGGCGGCGCCTTCGTGCACCGCTGGTTGCAAGGCGACGGCCTGGCACAGGCCGGGCGCTACGCCGCCGCGGCCGCGGCCCTGTCCACACAAGGCTATGGCGCGGTCGCGCCGATTCCCACCGCCGCGCAGGTGCTCGACGCCCTGCGGCCAGCGTGA
- a CDS encoding RraA family protein has protein sequence MKDLIEAFNQVAVASVADAVDKVCGHRGYMECAIKPQINDKRICGPAATVLETATDEFVPPQHALDLIDEAPAGSVIVISIDGGEPDVAVWGGLMTAGAVANGHAGAVLDGGVRDLTEIRRDYAFPVYARAVSPGTTLGRFRTVASQVPVRVGGIMVHPGDIVVGDVDGVVVVPHARAAEVLAMAQEIDVRELEQAKLIIAEKSLRKGLAKYGRI, from the coding sequence ATGAAAGACCTGATCGAAGCCTTCAACCAAGTCGCCGTGGCCTCCGTGGCCGACGCCGTGGACAAGGTGTGTGGCCACCGCGGCTACATGGAGTGCGCCATCAAGCCGCAGATCAACGACAAGCGCATCTGCGGCCCGGCCGCCACCGTGCTGGAAACCGCTACCGACGAATTCGTGCCGCCGCAACACGCACTCGACCTGATCGACGAAGCCCCTGCGGGCAGCGTGATCGTGATCAGCATCGACGGCGGCGAGCCCGACGTGGCGGTGTGGGGCGGCCTCATGACCGCTGGCGCCGTGGCCAACGGCCACGCGGGCGCGGTGCTCGACGGCGGCGTGCGCGACCTCACCGAGATCCGCCGCGATTACGCCTTCCCGGTGTACGCGCGGGCCGTGAGCCCGGGCACCACGCTGGGCCGTTTCCGCACTGTGGCCTCGCAGGTGCCGGTGCGCGTGGGCGGCATCATGGTGCACCCCGGTGACATCGTGGTCGGCGACGTGGACGGCGTGGTGGTGGTGCCGCACGCGCGCGCCGCCGAGGTGCTGGCGATGGCGCAGGAAATCGACGTGCGCGAACTGGAGCAGGCCAAGCTCATCATCGCGGAGAAGTCGCTGCGCAAGGGCCTGGCCAAGTACGGGCGCATCTGA
- a CDS encoding C-terminal binding protein, which yields MSNERLVVALDDGYAAYDQEEALLAAAGARFSLRPCRRNEDAALDAVRDADVVLVRESPVTRRVIEAMTNCQAIIRYGIGVDNIDQVAAREQRIRVVNVPDYGTDEVSSHAVALALSVGRRIGLHDAEVRAGRWSTGVLQPMVRWRGRTLGLVGFGRIARMTLDKLSGFGFGRVLVCDPGADLPPGVERADIDTLCAEADVISLHAPLNDHTRHLINARRLALMRPTAILVNTARGGLVDTDALFETLKARRILGAGLDVFEQEPPGAHPLFGLDNVTVTNHMGWYSEESMRELQRKTAEEAVRVLRGETPLHWLNRW from the coding sequence ATGTCAAACGAGCGCCTGGTGGTGGCGCTGGACGACGGCTACGCCGCGTACGACCAGGAGGAAGCCCTCCTGGCCGCGGCGGGTGCCCGCTTCTCCCTGCGGCCCTGCCGGCGCAACGAGGACGCAGCGTTGGACGCCGTGCGCGATGCCGATGTGGTGCTGGTGCGTGAATCGCCGGTGACCCGGCGCGTCATCGAGGCCATGACGAACTGCCAGGCCATCATCCGCTACGGCATCGGCGTCGACAACATCGACCAGGTCGCCGCGCGCGAGCAGCGCATCCGCGTGGTCAATGTGCCGGACTACGGCACCGACGAGGTGAGCTCGCACGCGGTGGCGCTGGCGCTGTCGGTCGGGCGCCGCATCGGCCTGCACGACGCCGAGGTGCGCGCGGGGCGCTGGTCCACCGGGGTGCTGCAACCCATGGTGCGCTGGCGCGGTCGCACGCTCGGCCTGGTGGGGTTCGGCCGCATCGCGCGCATGACGCTGGACAAGTTGAGCGGCTTCGGTTTTGGCCGCGTGCTGGTGTGCGACCCGGGCGCCGACCTGCCCCCGGGCGTGGAGCGCGCCGACATCGACACGCTGTGCGCCGAGGCCGACGTGATCTCGCTGCACGCGCCGCTGAACGACCACACCCGCCACCTCATCAACGCCCGACGCCTGGCCCTGATGCGGCCGACCGCCATCCTGGTCAACACCGCGCGCGGCGGGCTGGTGGACACCGACGCGCTGTTTGAGACGCTCAAGGCGCGCCGCATTCTCGGCGCGGGCCTGGACGTCTTCGAGCAGGAACCGCCGGGCGCGCATCCGCTGTTCGGCCTGGACAACGTGACCGTGACCAACCACATGGGTTGGTACAGCGAGGAGTCCATGCGCGAACTGCAACGAAAGACCGCCGAGGAAGCCGTGCGCGTGCTTCGCGGCGAAACACCCCTGCACTGGCTCAACCGCTGGTGA
- a CDS encoding TRAP transporter substrate-binding protein: protein MKLNRKQFLTALAAAAMALGASPAMAQKVMKYTHFQPAKNDQPKHVAALAFKEHVEKATNGSIKVEIYPAGQLGPAQQIMEGLRLGTVELGVVHDGGIPGVYKTFNIFGMPFVFNDHAHAYSVLDGKFGQELAEDMRKKTGIRLMGYADNGIRHFTNSKRAIKTPDDMKGLKMRVQPSPVFVKLVESLGASPTAIDWGELPAALAQGTADGQENGVTNIMAASLYQHQKHVTLDGHVYSLHAYLVSDRFFNTLTDVEKKAVTEGVDKAKKIHRDMTREQDLSAKKVLSEKGMTVTELTPAEIDRFRKASQPAVRAYLDAEVSKEWTDKLLAATAAK from the coding sequence GTGAAACTGAACCGCAAACAATTCCTGACCGCGCTCGCGGCCGCCGCCATGGCCCTGGGCGCAAGCCCCGCCATGGCCCAGAAGGTCATGAAGTACACCCACTTCCAGCCGGCCAAGAACGACCAGCCCAAACACGTGGCCGCGCTGGCCTTCAAGGAACACGTCGAGAAAGCCACCAACGGTTCGATCAAGGTCGAGATCTACCCGGCCGGCCAGCTGGGCCCGGCCCAGCAGATCATGGAAGGCCTGCGCCTGGGCACGGTGGAGCTCGGTGTGGTGCACGACGGCGGCATCCCCGGCGTCTACAAGACCTTCAACATCTTCGGCATGCCCTTCGTGTTCAACGACCATGCCCACGCCTACTCGGTGCTGGACGGCAAGTTCGGCCAGGAGCTGGCCGAAGACATGCGCAAGAAGACCGGCATCCGCCTGATGGGCTACGCCGACAACGGCATCCGCCACTTCACCAACAGCAAGCGCGCCATCAAGACCCCGGACGACATGAAGGGCCTGAAGATGCGCGTGCAGCCCAGCCCGGTGTTCGTCAAACTGGTGGAATCGCTGGGCGCCAGCCCGACCGCGATCGACTGGGGCGAACTGCCCGCCGCGCTGGCCCAGGGCACGGCCGACGGCCAGGAAAACGGCGTCACCAACATCATGGCCGCCAGCCTCTACCAGCACCAGAAACACGTCACGCTGGACGGTCACGTCTACAGCCTGCACGCCTACCTGGTGAGCGACCGTTTCTTCAACACCCTGACCGATGTGGAGAAAAAGGCCGTGACCGAAGGCGTCGACAAGGCCAAGAAGATCCACCGCGACATGACGCGCGAGCAGGACCTCTCGGCCAAGAAGGTGTTGTCCGAAAAAGGCATGACGGTGACCGAGCTCACCCCGGCCGAGATCGACCGTTTCCGCAAGGCCTCGCAGCCCGCCGTGCGTGCCTACCTGGACGCCGAGGTCAGCAAGGAGTGGACCGACAAGCTGCTCGCCGCCACCGCCGCCAAGTGA
- a CDS encoding TRAP transporter large permease has translation MSAILGFVFVGLMVIGAPIAFAMLIAGLVAVWLKPGMPALVVMQNLFSGLDSFPLLAIPFFILAAELMSGGALTDVLLKFAARLVGMRRGGLGHANILTLTFFSGISGSALADAAGPGAMLIKMMRKAGYKDAYAAALTASTAIVGPIIPPSIIMIVYALTDNSVTITGLFLAGVIPGLLIAVSLAIVNHWVSVRRDYRSSPEMLDPSPMWLLFWRALPALLLPGIILGGIHLGIFTPTEASAAAVLYALLVGRFVYGTLRWDMLPAILFRTALMTASILFIVATSAVFAWVLTVGQIPQEVAGWIAGMNLSPVELLIAINVLLLLVGIFIEPLPGVMIMVPILAPLAEAAGFHPLHFAIVVIVNLTLGMVTPPVGGLLFVTSVVSGVKMGPMVREMRPMLLALFIVLMLLTFVPLISTWLPGVLGYRN, from the coding sequence ATGAGCGCCATTCTCGGTTTCGTTTTTGTCGGCTTGATGGTCATCGGTGCGCCGATCGCCTTTGCCATGTTGATTGCCGGCCTGGTGGCCGTGTGGCTCAAGCCGGGCATGCCGGCGCTGGTCGTGATGCAGAACCTGTTCAGTGGCCTGGACAGCTTTCCGTTGCTGGCCATCCCGTTCTTCATCCTGGCGGCGGAATTGATGTCCGGCGGCGCGCTGACCGATGTGCTGCTGAAGTTCGCCGCCCGCCTGGTGGGCATGCGGCGCGGCGGCCTGGGCCACGCCAACATCCTCACGCTGACCTTCTTCTCCGGCATCAGCGGCTCGGCCCTGGCGGACGCGGCCGGCCCGGGCGCGATGCTGATCAAGATGATGCGCAAGGCCGGCTACAAGGACGCCTACGCAGCAGCGCTCACGGCCAGCACCGCCATCGTGGGGCCCATCATCCCGCCGTCGATCATCATGATCGTCTACGCGCTGACCGACAACAGCGTCACCATCACCGGCCTGTTCCTCGCGGGTGTCATCCCGGGCCTGCTGATCGCTGTGTCGCTGGCCATCGTGAACCACTGGGTGAGCGTGCGGCGCGATTACAGGTCGTCTCCCGAGATGCTGGACCCGTCGCCGATGTGGCTGCTGTTCTGGCGCGCGCTGCCGGCGTTGCTGCTGCCCGGCATCATCCTGGGCGGTATCCACCTGGGCATATTCACGCCCACCGAAGCGTCCGCGGCTGCCGTGCTGTACGCCCTGCTGGTGGGACGTTTTGTGTACGGCACGCTGCGCTGGGACATGCTGCCCGCCATCCTGTTCCGCACCGCGCTCATGACGGCGTCCATCCTGTTCATCGTGGCCACCTCGGCGGTGTTCGCCTGGGTGCTCACGGTCGGGCAGATTCCCCAGGAGGTCGCGGGCTGGATCGCCGGCATGAACCTCAGTCCGGTGGAATTGCTCATCGCCATCAACGTGCTGTTGCTGCTGGTGGGCATCTTCATCGAGCCGCTGCCGGGCGTGATGATCATGGTGCCCATCCTGGCGCCGCTGGCCGAAGCCGCCGGCTTTCATCCCCTGCACTTCGCCATCGTCGTCATCGTGAACCTCACGCTGGGCATGGTCACGCCGCCCGTGGGCGGCCTGCTGTTCGTCACCTCCGTGGTGTCGGGCGTGAAGATGGGCCCGATGGTGCGCGAGATGCGGCCCATGCTGCTGGCCCTCTTCATCGTGCTGATGCTGCTCACCTTCGTCCCCTTGATTTCCACCTGGCTGCCCGGCGTGCTGGGCTACCGCAACTGA
- a CDS encoding TRAP transporter small permease — MTAAPPQNPPHVLEEAFVGLNRWALILLLGTMAALVIGNVISRYVFGHSFSWVEEATRYMMIWAALLGAGPALRVGGHIAIDTLHVALPDTGARLLRGLIVAIMAATLVVLVWLGIDYASFAWEQESPVLGWSLGKVYLALPVGAALMLVHLLLIARRWVVWGEWDRIEGFDPQAL; from the coding sequence GTGACCGCAGCCCCACCGCAGAACCCACCGCATGTCCTGGAAGAGGCCTTCGTGGGCTTGAACCGTTGGGCCTTGATCCTCCTGCTGGGCACCATGGCCGCGCTGGTGATCGGCAACGTGATCTCGCGCTATGTCTTCGGGCATTCGTTCTCCTGGGTCGAGGAAGCCACGCGCTACATGATGATCTGGGCCGCCCTGCTCGGCGCCGGCCCGGCGCTTCGGGTGGGTGGGCACATCGCCATCGACACCCTGCACGTCGCGTTGCCCGACACCGGGGCGCGCCTGCTGCGCGGCCTCATCGTGGCCATCATGGCGGCCACCCTGGTCGTGCTGGTGTGGCTGGGCATTGACTACGCCAGCTTCGCCTGGGAGCAGGAGTCACCGGTGCTGGGTTGGTCGCTGGGCAAGGTCTACCTGGCCTTGCCGGTGGGTGCGGCGCTGATGCTGGTGCATCTGCTGCTCATTGCACGCCGGTGGGTGGTGTGGGGCGAATGGGACCGCATCGAGGGTTTCGACCCGCAGGCGCTGTGA